A segment of the Sulfitobacter sp. D7 genome:
ATCGCCTCATAGATCATCATCTGGCGGGCGGCATTGTTGAGGTGATCGTCGCCGCGCACCACATGGGTCACGCCCATATCGTGATCGTCCACCACCACGGCCAGCATATAGACCGGCGTGCCGTCCGAGCGGAGCAGGATCATATCGTCAAGCTGATCGTTGCGGATGGTCACATCCCCCTGCACCTGATCGCGGATCACGGTGGTGCCTTCCAGCGGCGCTTTGATGCGGATCACGTAGGGCGCGTCGGGGTGGCTTGCCGGATCGGCGTCGCGCCAGGGCGAGCGGTAGAGCGTGCTGCGTCCCTCGGCGCGTGCGGCCTCGCGGAATGCGGTGATTTCTTCTTGGCTGGCGAAGCATTTATAGGCTTTGCCCGCCGCAAGAAGCTCATGTGCGACTTCGGCATGGCGGGGGGCGTTTTCGAACTGGCTGACGATTTCGCCGTCGTGATCTAGGCCCAGCCAAGACATGCCGGCGAGAATCGCTTTCGTCGCCTCTGGGGTGGACCGCGCGCGGTCGGTGTCTTCAATGCGCAGCAGGAATTTGCCCCCCCGACCACGGGCATAGAGCCAATTAAACAGGGCGGTACGCGCCCCGCCGATGTGCAAGAACCCGGTAGGAGACGGGGCGAAACGGGTCACAACAGGGGCGTTCATGGCGGTGGGCCTTTCGGTCAGAGATATTGTGCTCGGAGCGGCGTTTACCGTTTGGTAACCCGACCGGTCCTAGGATTTGACGTCTGTCTACCCAGTGCGATCCGCGGGGGCAAGCATGGGCCTTTGGAACCAGTTCAGCACCGTGATGCTGCGCCAGCGGGGGCATCTGTTCGGCTGGGTGCCGGTCTGTCTCGCCTTGGGGATCGGATGGTATTTTTCGCTGGCGGCGGAGCCTTCGATACCACTGCTTTGGGCCACCGCACTCGCCGTCGCCGCGTTGGCGGTTGTGGCGCGGGCATTGCCTGAGGTTACCGCACCCTTCGCGGTCGGTTTGGCCTTGGTTCTGCTGGGATTGCTCCTCGCGGCGTTTCGGGCGCATTCGATAAGCGCCCCCGTGCTCGGCTGGCGCTACTATGGCGCTGTCGAAGGGCGCGTCGTGGCGCTTGACCGCAGTCAATCTGATGTGCCGCGTGTCACGCTTGATCAGGTCCGGTTAGAGCGGGTGCCGCCCGCGCGTACGCCGAGCCGGGTCCGGGTCTCGCTCCACTCGAAACTCTCCGGCGCGGTTGCGCCCAAGCCGGGCATGCAGGTGATGACCACCGCGCATCTGTCGCCGCCCGCGGGCCCGGTTGAGCCCGGCGGATTTGATTTCCAGCGCCACGCTTGGTTCGCGGGGCTGGGGGCGGTCGGTTATGCCCGGGTGCCGCTATTGGGCATCGCAGAACCAGCCGAAAGGGACCCCGGTCTGGCCCTGTTTCGGCTGCGCATGGCCGCATCGGCACGGGTGCGCGCGCATCTGCCCGGAGACATTGGCGGTTTTGCCGCCGCCATCACCACCGGCGACCGCAGCGCCATTTCGCAAGCCGCGCTACAAAACCTGCGCAGCAGCAATCTGGCGCATCTATTGGCGATCTCGGGGCTGCACATGGGGCTGCTCAGCGCGGTCGTCTTTGGCGCGGCGCGGTTGATCCTTGCTCTGCATCCGGTCTCGGCCACAGGCTGGCCCAGCCGCAGCATCGCGGCGGCAGCTGCGCTTATCGCCGCCACCGGCTATCTCGCGCTCTCGGGCGGAAATGTCGCGACCGAGCGGGCCTATATCATGTGCGCCGTCGCCTTGTGCGCGCTGATGATCGGGCGGCGGGCGATTTCGTTGCGGGCCGTCGCCGTGGCGGGGATCATCGTGCTGATCCTGCGCCCCGAGGCGCTGATGGGGCCGGGCTTCCAGATGTCATTCGCCGCGACCACTGCGCTTGTCGCAGTCTTTGGCTGGATGCGCGACTTTGAAGGTGAGGTCATCCCCAAGCGCCTTCGCCCGGTCGCTGCTATCGTGATCTCCTCAGCCGTTGCGGGTTTCGCCACCGCGCCGATCTCCGCCGCGCATTTCAACACGGTCGCCCATTACGGGCTGGTCGCAAACCTGCTTTCGGTCCCGTTGATGGGCGTCTTGGTCATTCCCGCCGCCGTGCTGGCCGCCATCCTCGCGCCCATAGGGGGCGAGGGGCTGCCGCTTTGGGCGATGGGGCTCGGCCTGAGGTGGATACTATCGGTCGCGGATCTGGTGGCGCATCTGCCCGGCGCGCGCAGTTTCGTGCCGGGGCCGGGGGGATGGGTGCTGCCGCTTCTGTCGCTTGGATTTCTATGGCTCATCCTGTGGCAAGGCCGCATGCGCTGGTTGGGCGCGCCCGCGATGCTGCTGTCCTTCGCCCTTTGGCAGGGGGCCACGCGCCCCGATGTGCTTGTCGCCGATACTGGGACGCTGGTGGGTGTAATGACCCCGGCGGGCAGGGCGCTCAGCAAAGAGAGGGGCGCAGGATTTGTTGCCCGCAATTGGTTGGAAAATGACGGCGACGGCGTTGATCAGGCCATGGCCGCTCAAAGGTGGGCCGCGCAAGAGGATAGAATTATCCACCTTTCAGGAAAACGGGCGGTCGCCGCATTTACCGGCTGTCAGCCGGAAGATATCGTGGTGGCATCTGTCGAGATAGCGACAGCCCAGACTTGGGGCTGCCCGATCTATGATCCTGTTCGCCTACGTGAAACCGGCGCCCTGGCGCTAACCAAATCGTCCCACGGTTGGCAGATCACCACCGCGAGGGACCGTGCCGGCCTGCGTTTGTGGAACAGCAGGCCAAACCGTCAGTAGGTGCGGATCAACCCCACCAGTCGGCCCTGAACCTTAACCTTGTCCGAGGGCAGTACGCGGGTTTCATAGGCCGCGTTCGCCGCTTCCAAAGCGACCGAAGACCCCTGCCTACGGAAACGTTTCAGCGTTGCCTCTTGATCCTCGACCAGCGCGACCACGATATCACCGTTGTCGGCCACAGATGTCTCGCGGATCACTACGATGTCGCCATCGTTAATGCCCGCCTCAATCATCGAGTCGCCCCGCACCTCAAGCGCGTAATGCTCGCTTTGACCGGCGATCATTCCACCGGGAACCGTAACGCTGTGCGAGACTTGTGAAATCGCCTCAATCGGAACACCGGCAGCAATCCGGCCCATGACCGGCACATCAAAGGCGTGCTGCGCCGTGACCGATTGTGCTGCGGGCGGCGGCGGGGTGTCGGGGCGATCCCCGTCAATCACGCGCGGGGCAAAACCGGGCGCACCGCCGAGGCTTTCAGGAAGTTTGACCACTTCGATTGCGCGGGCACGATGGGCAAGGCGCCGGATAAATCCGCGTTCTTCTAGTGCCGTGATCAAACGGTGAATGCCAGACTTCGATCGCAGATCGAGTGCCAATTTCATCTCATCAAAACTCGGCGGGACGCCGTCGCGCTGCACGCGCTGGTGAATGAAAGAAAGCAAATCGAGTTGTTTTTTGGTCAGCATTGCACGGCCCCTGAAGCTTTTATTGCTTTTGTTCTACGGATGTTCTTGTTTTGTGTCAACCGCTGCGGGCGTTAAATCAAAATGTACTGCTGTATATCCCCGGCATTCCTTGCTGGATCCGCGGGCGGACGAACCATCAAAGCATCCGCCTGTGCCAAGACGGACAGAAGGGATGAATCCTGACGATCGTCCGGATAAAGCGCTCCATCGCGAAGCTGAGCTCGCATATAGTGCGCTCGCGGTCCATTTGGGCCAATGCCGCGCCCGAGGGGCGCATCGCGCAGGGGGGCTTGTACGTCTTGCAACCCCAACATCCGCCGCAGCATCGGCAATACGAAGACCGCCCCGCAAACCATTGCTGAGACTGGGTTTCCCGGCAGCCCGATCATTGCTGAGGCTCCGATTTTGCCTGCCATCAGGGGCTTGCCCGGGCGCATGGCGACTTTGTAAAAAGCCTGCTCCATGCCGAGCTCTGCCGCGACCGGCGCAATTAGGTCGTGATCGCCTACCGAAGCGCCGCCGATCGTGACAATAAGGTCCGCGCCGCGGGCCAAGGCGAAAGCTTGTTTGAGCGAGGCCGCAGTGTCGCGCGCGATGGGCAGCATACGTACCTCGGCGCCTGCATCCTCGATCATCGCGGCAAGGCCGTAGCTGTTGGAGGCGATGATCTGGTCAGGGCCGGGGCTCTCGCCGGGTTGCACTAATTCATCCCCTGTGGCGAGGATCGCGATGACGGGTTTGCGCGTGACGGGCACTTTCGCGACGTTCATCGCGGCGAGCAACGCCACGTCGGCGGGGCGCAGAATGCGCGGGGCGGTGAGCTCTTCGCCTTGGATGAAATCACCCCCCGCAGGGCGGATATTGTCCTTGTCACCAATGCGGTGGCCGAGCGTGATAAGGTTGCCGCGCCGGGTGACATCCTCTTGGATCACCACGAAATCGGCCCCATCGGGGATCGGTGCGCCTGTGAAGATGCGGATGGCTTGCCCGGCGCGGAGCGTACCTGCGTAGCCATGGCCCGCCGCAGCCTCGCCGACCACCTTGAACATCGCGTCCGGCTCGACCTCAGCCCGGCGCAGTGCGTAGCCGTCCATGGAGGACGCGGCAAAGGGCGGTTGGCTGCGCTGCGCCATCACGGGTCGTGACAAGACGCGGCCATTTGCGGCCCGCAGAGCGATTTCTTCGGTTTCCAGCGGGGTGACGAGGTCTAGAACACCCGCCATTGCCGCTTCAACGCTGATCATGTCGCCTCATAACGGCCTGATTTGCCACCGTCTTTCAATGTGACCCGCGTGCCGCCAATTTCCATCGCCTTATCTACCGCTTTCGCCATGTCATAGACCGTGAGCGCGGTGACAGAGGCGGCAGTGAGGGCTTCCATCTCTACGCCCGTTTGACCGGTGGTCTTGACGGTGGCCGAGATCCGGATGCCCGGT
Coding sequences within it:
- a CDS encoding ComEC/Rec2 family competence protein, which encodes MGLWNQFSTVMLRQRGHLFGWVPVCLALGIGWYFSLAAEPSIPLLWATALAVAALAVVARALPEVTAPFAVGLALVLLGLLLAAFRAHSISAPVLGWRYYGAVEGRVVALDRSQSDVPRVTLDQVRLERVPPARTPSRVRVSLHSKLSGAVAPKPGMQVMTTAHLSPPAGPVEPGGFDFQRHAWFAGLGAVGYARVPLLGIAEPAERDPGLALFRLRMAASARVRAHLPGDIGGFAAAITTGDRSAISQAALQNLRSSNLAHLLAISGLHMGLLSAVVFGAARLILALHPVSATGWPSRSIAAAAALIAATGYLALSGGNVATERAYIMCAVALCALMIGRRAISLRAVAVAGIIVLILRPEALMGPGFQMSFAATTALVAVFGWMRDFEGEVIPKRLRPVAAIVISSAVAGFATAPISAAHFNTVAHYGLVANLLSVPLMGVLVIPAAVLAAILAPIGGEGLPLWAMGLGLRWILSVADLVAHLPGARSFVPGPGGWVLPLLSLGFLWLILWQGRMRWLGAPAMLLSFALWQGATRPDVLVADTGTLVGVMTPAGRALSKERGAGFVARNWLENDGDGVDQAMAAQRWAAQEDRIIHLSGKRAVAAFTGCQPEDIVVASVEIATAQTWGCPIYDPVRLRETGALALTKSSHGWQITTARDRAGLRLWNSRPNRQ
- the lexA gene encoding transcriptional repressor LexA, producing MLTKKQLDLLSFIHQRVQRDGVPPSFDEMKLALDLRSKSGIHRLITALEERGFIRRLAHRARAIEVVKLPESLGGAPGFAPRVIDGDRPDTPPPPAAQSVTAQHAFDVPVMGRIAAGVPIEAISQVSHSVTVPGGMIAGQSEHYALEVRGDSMIEAGINDGDIVVIRETSVADNGDIVVALVEDQEATLKRFRRQGSSVALEAANAAYETRVLPSDKVKVQGRLVGLIRTY
- a CDS encoding molybdopterin molybdotransferase MoeA yields the protein MISVEAAMAGVLDLVTPLETEEIALRAANGRVLSRPVMAQRSQPPFAASSMDGYALRRAEVEPDAMFKVVGEAAAGHGYAGTLRAGQAIRIFTGAPIPDGADFVVIQEDVTRRGNLITLGHRIGDKDNIRPAGGDFIQGEELTAPRILRPADVALLAAMNVAKVPVTRKPVIAILATGDELVQPGESPGPDQIIASNSYGLAAMIEDAGAEVRMLPIARDTAASLKQAFALARGADLIVTIGGASVGDHDLIAPVAAELGMEQAFYKVAMRPGKPLMAGKIGASAMIGLPGNPVSAMVCGAVFVLPMLRRMLGLQDVQAPLRDAPLGRGIGPNGPRAHYMRAQLRDGALYPDDRQDSSLLSVLAQADALMVRPPADPARNAGDIQQYILI